Proteins found in one Paenibacillus dendritiformis genomic segment:
- a CDS encoding M2 family metallopeptidase: protein MELEAFLKRQNEAVNERLSRIYEMGWKVTSTGDQEWNDRLEQAQNEWSRYCSDTEQFQEVKKYRALPNLSPLQRRQLDELFAMFGKQQLEPELAEQSAAMTKELVDVFNNYRPTLDGKPVSNNDLRSILENSPDMELRKRAWLATKQIAVRVEDQLLALVEQRNREARSLGYDNYYQMSYALQELDVEESFAIFNELLELSEEPYQSVKREIDEDTCRRFGILRDQLRPWHYTDPFFQGAPPQGQWSMNDELQGRRLEDFVLNTFRDMGLEIGDIMDASDLYPRDNKYPFGYCTSMGREGKPRIMMSIDASEFWLSAMLHEFGHAAYDKYIDPSLPFLLRKPAHTLTTEGIAMLFGRMTKQSEWIKRYIFENRPHAAFMREEASIEQALRRDMLVSMRWYLVFTLFERELYEHSGSGKELNERWWQLVQRIQHLQPPEHTHYPDWAAKMHFSLAPFSYQNYILGELTASQVQHYIEANISRPMYTRETGAYLKARFFSCGAALSWNDKLREATGEPLQPRYFVEQFVRHSRA, encoded by the coding sequence ATGGAGTTAGAAGCTTTTTTAAAACGACAGAACGAAGCGGTGAATGAGCGGCTTTCCCGGATTTACGAAATGGGCTGGAAAGTCACATCTACCGGCGATCAGGAATGGAATGACCGGCTGGAGCAAGCGCAGAACGAATGGAGCCGTTATTGTTCGGACACGGAGCAATTCCAGGAAGTCAAGAAGTACAGAGCGCTTCCGAACCTGTCCCCGCTCCAGCGCCGCCAGCTCGATGAGCTGTTCGCCATGTTCGGCAAGCAGCAGCTGGAGCCGGAGCTTGCCGAACAATCGGCTGCAATGACGAAAGAGCTTGTCGATGTATTCAATAACTACCGTCCCACGCTGGACGGCAAGCCGGTCTCGAACAACGATCTGCGATCGATACTGGAGAACAGCCCGGATATGGAGCTGCGCAAGCGGGCCTGGCTGGCCACCAAGCAGATTGCGGTCCGGGTCGAAGACCAGCTTCTTGCGCTGGTGGAGCAGCGCAATCGGGAAGCGCGCTCCCTTGGGTACGACAATTACTATCAGATGAGCTATGCGCTGCAGGAGCTGGATGTGGAGGAATCGTTCGCGATTTTCAATGAGCTTCTGGAGTTAAGCGAGGAGCCCTATCAGTCCGTGAAGCGGGAGATTGACGAAGATACCTGCCGCCGGTTCGGCATTCTGCGCGACCAGCTTCGGCCATGGCATTATACGGATCCTTTTTTCCAAGGCGCCCCGCCCCAAGGCCAATGGAGCATGAACGACGAACTGCAGGGACGGCGGTTAGAGGATTTCGTCCTGAACACGTTCCGCGATATGGGGTTGGAGATCGGCGATATTATGGACGCCAGCGATCTGTATCCGCGGGACAACAAATACCCGTTCGGCTATTGCACGAGCATGGGCCGGGAAGGCAAGCCCCGCATCATGATGAGCATTGATGCCAGTGAGTTCTGGCTGAGCGCGATGCTGCACGAGTTCGGCCATGCGGCGTATGACAAATATATCGATCCGTCGCTGCCGTTCCTGCTGCGCAAGCCTGCCCATACGCTGACAACCGAAGGGATCGCGATGCTGTTCGGCAGAATGACGAAGCAGTCCGAGTGGATTAAACGGTACATTTTCGAGAATCGCCCGCATGCCGCATTCATGAGGGAGGAAGCCTCGATCGAGCAGGCGCTGCGCCGGGATATGCTGGTCAGCATGCGCTGGTACCTCGTGTTCACCCTGTTCGAGCGCGAGCTGTACGAGCATTCCGGCAGCGGGAAGGAACTGAATGAGCGCTGGTGGCAGCTTGTCCAGCGGATTCAGCATCTCCAGCCGCCCGAGCATACCCATTATCCGGACTGGGCGGCGAAGATGCACTTCTCGCTCGCTCCGTTCAGCTATCAGAATTACATATTGGGAGAGTTGACTGCGTCTCAAGTGCAGCATTATATCGAGGCCAATATATCACGGCCTATGTATACTCGGGAGACCGGCGCTTATTTGAAGGCGCGCTTCTTCTCCTGCGGGGCGGCGCTGTCCTGGAACGACAAGCTGCGGGAGGCTACGGGAGAACCGCTCCAGCCGCGTTACTTCGTAGAGCAGTTCGTCCGCCATTCACGAGCGTGA
- a CDS encoding FMN-dependent NADH-azoreductase, producing the protein MNQVLFVKANCRSLYQSVSVKLYHAFLDTYRKANPSERVIELDLYQEDLPYYNDVMLDGMAKRRQGAELSPAEKEAVDRVMRFLDPFVAADKIVFAFPMWNLTVPAVLHTYIDYVSQPGIAYRYTPEGPVGMLGNKKVALLNARGGVYSSGPASDQEMAVNWMIHNLELLGIQDIVTVIVEGHDQYPEHRERMIDQGIAAAMKTAAAF; encoded by the coding sequence ATGAATCAAGTCTTATTCGTCAAAGCCAACTGCCGTTCCCTCTATCAATCGGTAAGCGTAAAACTATATCATGCGTTTTTGGATACTTACCGGAAAGCCAATCCGTCCGAACGGGTGATTGAGCTTGATTTATACCAGGAGGATCTGCCTTATTACAACGATGTGATGCTGGACGGGATGGCCAAGCGGCGTCAAGGAGCAGAGCTGTCACCGGCGGAAAAGGAAGCGGTCGACCGCGTGATGCGTTTCCTCGATCCGTTCGTCGCAGCGGACAAGATCGTGTTTGCTTTTCCGATGTGGAATCTGACGGTTCCTGCCGTTCTGCATACGTATATCGACTATGTGAGCCAGCCGGGCATCGCTTATCGTTACACGCCCGAGGGCCCTGTCGGCATGCTCGGCAACAAAAAGGTCGCGCTGCTGAATGCCCGCGGGGGAGTCTATTCCAGCGGTCCGGCGTCGGATCAGGAGATGGCCGTGAACTGGATGATTCACAACCTGGAGCTGTTGGGCATTCAAGACATCGTCACCGTCATCGTGGAAGGCCATGATCAATATCCGGAGCATCGGGAGCGCATGATTGACCAAGGCATAGCGGCCGCGATGAAGACGGCTGCAGCCTTCTAG
- a CDS encoding response regulator, whose protein sequence is MKIKVLLVDDHAVVLRGLQFFLKMQPDIDIVGEAMTGTDAIQMVETLQPDVVLMDLMLPQMNGIEATRHIRRHHPDTKVLVLTSFVDKDYVVPAVQAGANGYVMKDIMPNELVQAIIDIHRGQVKLHPNVTEQLMSHLSAQPDEAPEAGDPPLELLTSREVEVLRQIARGRTNKEIAAHFNIKEKTVKTHVSNLLGKLGMNARTQAAVYAVKRGLAE, encoded by the coding sequence ATGAAGATCAAGGTGCTGCTCGTGGATGATCATGCGGTCGTGCTGCGCGGGCTTCAATTTTTTTTGAAGATGCAGCCGGATATTGACATCGTCGGCGAAGCGATGACCGGAACCGACGCGATCCAGATGGTAGAGACGCTGCAACCCGACGTGGTGCTGATGGACCTGATGCTGCCGCAGATGAACGGCATCGAAGCGACCCGGCATATCCGCCGGCATCATCCGGACACGAAGGTGCTCGTCCTCACGTCCTTCGTGGACAAGGATTACGTCGTGCCCGCGGTCCAGGCCGGCGCGAACGGCTACGTCATGAAGGATATTATGCCGAATGAGCTGGTTCAAGCCATCATCGATATTCATAGGGGACAGGTCAAGCTTCATCCGAATGTGACGGAGCAGCTGATGTCGCATCTCTCGGCACAGCCGGACGAAGCGCCGGAGGCCGGCGATCCGCCGCTGGAATTGCTGACAAGCCGCGAGGTGGAGGTGCTGCGGCAGATTGCCCGGGGCCGAACCAATAAGGAGATTGCGGCCCACTTCAACATTAAGGAGAAGACCGTGAAGACGCATGTCAGCAATCTGCTGGGCAAACTGGGGATGAACGCCCGGACGCAGGCGGCGGTATACGCGGTCAAGCGGGGATTGGCAGAGTGA
- a CDS encoding GAF domain-containing sensor histidine kinase — MSNPIHVDERHAFQVIAETINRSTDLPELLNNVLRTLVEITGLQTGWIFLMEDMPNYTLAADYRLPPALDAEEKRRLNQGSCWCIEWYRQGANFRAENTMHCKRLEDAVKYAWGDTAGITHHATIPLHAGDRLYGLLNVAAPGKSHYDPDELTMLQSVAYQIGTAIERTLLYQSRLKQAELLQRMGELSGELAGIADYRDIPERIARAAGELLNCRSAAVHMAESGELACIAYWEEGRLSHKAMRTSALTRQRIRSVYAEKSDQRWNPAAAAPGKRRNRPRQAERIAAAAAVPILLRDRAIGVLYADSTEAKHFDPVMMDMLHRAAELLSRGHEAAQYREQQLKLAMWQERNRLAQDLHDSVSQKLFALQLTAHGMESLLASSRTADALAALSEMRELTKDAVCEMRSLIWQLRPAGLEEGLLTGLVRYGTTQGISVEARADSLLELPRHVEETLFRIGQEAINNVRKHAKTDIVRIRLYKEGTHVRMEIADDGIGMVKLRNNAGLGITGMRERAGTCGGTFELESVPRKGTVIRVQLPCRKGGEEG; from the coding sequence GTGAGCAACCCGATTCACGTGGATGAGCGGCATGCGTTTCAAGTCATTGCCGAGACCATCAACCGCTCGACCGATCTGCCGGAGCTGCTGAACAATGTGCTGCGCACGCTGGTGGAGATAACCGGGCTCCAGACCGGGTGGATTTTCCTCATGGAAGATATGCCGAACTATACCCTGGCGGCCGATTACCGGCTTCCGCCCGCCCTGGATGCCGAGGAGAAGCGGCGCTTGAACCAGGGAAGCTGCTGGTGCATCGAATGGTACCGCCAAGGGGCAAACTTCCGCGCCGAGAACACGATGCATTGCAAGCGGCTGGAGGATGCCGTGAAGTATGCGTGGGGAGATACGGCCGGCATTACGCATCATGCTACGATTCCGCTGCATGCGGGCGATCGGCTGTATGGCTTGCTGAACGTCGCGGCGCCGGGCAAGTCGCATTACGATCCGGACGAGCTGACGATGCTTCAGTCGGTCGCCTATCAGATTGGTACGGCGATCGAGCGGACGCTGCTGTACCAGTCCCGCCTCAAGCAGGCCGAGCTGTTGCAGCGGATGGGGGAATTATCCGGCGAACTGGCGGGAATTGCCGATTACCGGGACATTCCCGAGCGGATTGCCCGTGCCGCAGGCGAGCTGCTGAACTGCCGCAGCGCTGCTGTGCATATGGCGGAGAGCGGAGAGCTGGCCTGCATCGCTTATTGGGAGGAGGGCCGGCTCTCGCACAAGGCCATGCGGACGAGCGCGCTCACCCGGCAGCGGATCAGAAGCGTCTATGCGGAGAAGTCCGACCAGCGCTGGAATCCCGCCGCCGCAGCGCCCGGCAAGCGCCGGAACCGCCCCCGCCAGGCGGAGCGAATCGCAGCCGCGGCTGCCGTTCCGATTCTGCTGCGGGACCGGGCGATCGGCGTTCTCTATGCGGATAGCACGGAGGCGAAGCATTTTGACCCGGTCATGATGGACATGCTGCATCGTGCCGCCGAGCTGCTGTCGCGGGGGCATGAGGCTGCGCAGTACCGGGAGCAGCAGCTGAAGCTGGCCATGTGGCAGGAGCGCAACCGGCTGGCGCAGGACTTGCATGATTCAGTCTCGCAGAAGCTGTTCGCGCTGCAGTTGACCGCACATGGAATGGAGAGCTTGCTGGCTTCCTCCCGGACAGCGGACGCGCTCGCCGCTCTGTCCGAGATGCGGGAGCTGACGAAGGACGCGGTATGCGAGATGAGATCGCTCATCTGGCAGCTCCGCCCGGCCGGCCTCGAAGAAGGTCTCCTGACCGGTCTTGTGCGCTACGGCACGACTCAGGGAATCTCCGTCGAGGCGCGGGCGGACAGCCTGCTGGAGCTGCCCCGCCACGTTGAGGAGACGCTGTTCCGCATCGGACAGGAAGCGATCAACAATGTCCGCAAGCATGCGAAGACCGATATCGTGCGAATCCGGTTGTACAAAGAAGGTACCCATGTTCGTATGGAGATAGCCGATGATGGCATCGGCATGGTGAAGCTCCGGAACAATGCCGGCCTGGGCATAACCGGAATGCGGGAGCGGGCAGGGACATGCGGCGGCACGTTCGAGCTGGAGAGCGTGCCGCGCAAGGGAACCGTCATTCGCGTTCAATTGCCCTGCCGGAAGGGAGGAGAGGAAGGATGA
- a CDS encoding VanW family protein, with protein sequence MITRPKPRSKLRITLGMMYFRGKRHLEWIFGRTRYASHKQTELLPYEICRHETPVYRNLPRVDRWLQDNKKVNLQLALRKLNGIVIHPGETFSYWRLIGKPTRRKGYVDGMVLFYGGFKTGIGGGLCQLSNLIYWTALHTPLQVTERHRHSYDVFPDSNRTQPFGSGATCVYNYLDLQICNPTTEPYQLQLELEKDMLVGRWRSAAPHPYRYEIVEKEHRITQEHWGGYIRHNRICRHQFNGNGEKIAEQDVAENHALMMYSPLLAAEARSGNSG encoded by the coding sequence ATGATAACCCGGCCGAAGCCGAGATCGAAGCTGCGAATCACACTGGGCATGATGTATTTCCGGGGCAAAAGGCATCTGGAATGGATATTCGGCAGGACCCGTTATGCCAGTCACAAGCAGACGGAGCTGCTGCCGTACGAGATTTGTCGGCATGAGACGCCCGTGTACCGGAATCTGCCCCGGGTGGACCGATGGCTGCAGGATAATAAGAAAGTCAACCTTCAGCTTGCGTTAAGGAAGCTGAACGGTATTGTTATTCATCCCGGCGAGACCTTCTCTTACTGGAGGCTCATCGGGAAGCCGACCCGCAGAAAAGGATATGTGGACGGCATGGTCCTGTTCTATGGCGGGTTCAAGACGGGGATAGGCGGCGGTCTGTGCCAGTTATCCAACCTCATCTATTGGACCGCGCTGCACACGCCGCTCCAGGTGACGGAGAGGCATCGGCACAGCTATGATGTATTTCCCGATTCGAACCGGACACAGCCCTTCGGCAGCGGTGCGACCTGCGTCTATAATTATTTGGACTTGCAAATCTGTAATCCGACCACGGAGCCGTATCAGCTTCAGCTTGAGCTGGAGAAGGATATGCTTGTCGGAAGGTGGCGAAGCGCGGCGCCTCATCCGTACCGGTATGAGATTGTCGAGAAGGAGCACCGGATTACCCAGGAGCATTGGGGCGGTTATATCCGGCATAATCGGATCTGCCGGCACCAGTTCAACGGGAATGGGGAAAAGATAGCGGAACAAGATGTTGCCGAGAACCATGCGCTTATGATGTACTCTCCCTTGCTGGCTGCGGAGGCGCGGAGCGGCAATAGCGGCTGA
- a CDS encoding DUF5316 domain-containing protein, with protein MKKALWVGLFILGVIAAMSVVAWDISIAMKLSGYVGLAAILLAALCSGAFIGADSRRVDMATEGKEAMNRRFKLSTFFLLAALPNLLACIILYLGSKWFEQ; from the coding sequence ATGAAAAAAGCACTCTGGGTTGGACTCTTTATACTTGGCGTCATTGCCGCTATGTCCGTCGTCGCTTGGGATATTTCCATTGCTATGAAGTTATCCGGTTATGTTGGATTGGCTGCCATACTATTAGCCGCTCTTTGTTCTGGCGCTTTTATTGGCGCCGATTCCAGACGTGTGGATATGGCGACCGAAGGCAAGGAAGCCATGAATCGAAGATTCAAATTATCTACTTTTTTCTTACTGGCCGCTTTACCGAATTTACTTGCGTGCATCATCCTCTACCTCGGTTCGAAATGGTTTGAGCAATGA
- a CDS encoding zf-TFIIB domain-containing protein, with translation MNCPICNDVRMREVEKEGVTIDVCPSCKGVWLDRGELEKLMSDVRRERQEYQEWERDHRPHKSDYGHYDSGHRPPSYKPHKKKTVLDRLGDLFD, from the coding sequence ATGAATTGTCCAATTTGCAATGATGTCCGGATGCGTGAAGTGGAGAAGGAAGGCGTAACGATCGATGTATGCCCGAGCTGCAAGGGCGTCTGGCTGGATCGGGGGGAGCTGGAGAAGCTGATGTCCGACGTCCGAAGAGAGCGACAGGAATATCAGGAATGGGAGCGCGACCATCGTCCGCATAAGAGCGATTACGGCCATTACGATTCGGGCCATCGCCCGCCATCCTACAAGCCGCATAAGAAAAAAACGGTGCTCGACCGGCTGGGCGATCTGTTCGATTGA
- a CDS encoding GNAT family N-acetyltransferase has translation MSRQKLQDRLKMKKVEPKHGDQFNDLLRYVFQVTNLDLQTFGWENREIAQAKLPVLKEADVLGWFDGDKLISQLAVYPFQVNIFGEIYEMGGLTGVGTYPEYANLGLMSQLMRQALANMREREQSISYLYPYSIPFYRRKGWEIISDKISFEVKDTQLPKLKTVPGSVERLSIDHPDIRDIYRRFALAHHGAMLRSDLAWEEYLRWDLDDLTVAVYYDEDQQPQGYLLYWIAEEVFHMKEMVYIDGEARAGLWNFISAHFSMITRVKGHIYTTEPLAFLLEDSDIKETISPYYMARIVDIHRFVKQYPFLPQAAECQLTFTLHDPMLEWNQGKFTLKVDEQGRGQLTEGGGTPAAAFDIQTLTTMLMGYKRPAYLARAGRFQAHQATIEQLEKLIDRQTPYFSDYF, from the coding sequence ATGAGCCGCCAGAAGCTCCAAGACAGACTGAAAATGAAAAAGGTTGAACCGAAGCATGGAGACCAATTCAATGACCTGCTTCGCTATGTATTCCAAGTCACGAACCTGGATCTGCAGACGTTCGGCTGGGAGAACCGCGAGATCGCGCAGGCGAAGCTGCCTGTTCTGAAGGAGGCCGATGTGCTCGGCTGGTTCGATGGCGACAAGCTGATCTCCCAGTTGGCCGTTTATCCGTTTCAGGTCAATATTTTCGGAGAGATCTATGAGATGGGCGGCTTGACCGGCGTAGGCACCTATCCGGAATACGCCAATCTTGGCTTGATGAGCCAATTGATGCGCCAGGCGCTCGCGAATATGCGCGAACGTGAGCAATCGATATCGTATCTGTATCCGTATTCGATTCCGTTCTACCGCCGCAAGGGCTGGGAGATCATTTCCGACAAAATCTCGTTCGAGGTGAAGGATACGCAGCTTCCGAAGCTCAAGACGGTGCCCGGCAGCGTGGAGCGTCTCTCGATCGACCACCCGGATATTCGCGACATATACAGACGCTTCGCTCTGGCCCATCACGGGGCGATGCTGCGGAGCGATCTCGCATGGGAAGAATATTTGCGCTGGGATCTGGACGATCTGACGGTGGCGGTCTACTATGACGAGGATCAGCAGCCGCAGGGCTACCTGCTCTATTGGATTGCGGAAGAAGTGTTCCACATGAAGGAAATGGTGTACATCGACGGCGAGGCCCGCGCGGGGCTGTGGAATTTCATCAGCGCCCATTTCTCGATGATTACGCGGGTCAAAGGCCATATTTACACGACGGAACCTCTCGCCTTCCTGCTCGAAGACAGCGACATCAAGGAGACCATCTCCCCGTATTACATGGCGCGCATCGTCGATATTCACCGCTTCGTGAAGCAATATCCGTTCCTGCCCCAGGCGGCGGAATGCCAACTGACCTTCACGCTTCACGATCCGATGCTGGAATGGAATCAGGGCAAATTCACGCTGAAGGTGGATGAGCAGGGCCGCGGCCAATTGACAGAGGGCGGAGGCACCCCGGCGGCGGCTTTCGATATTCAGACGCTGACGACAATGCTGATGGGCTACAAGCGTCCCGCTTATTTGGCGCGGGCGGGCCGCTTCCAGGCACACCAGGCGACGATCGAGCAGTTGGAGAAGCTGATCGATCGCCAGACGCCTTATTTCTCGGATTATTTTTGA
- a CDS encoding M15 family metallopeptidase yields the protein MSGRAFICILCCSLFCALCFGCKAPSARTQAIELQASGQAGIREGEASPPPAPPSAVEREQPAAKPASRPLAEADSPGVLVNKRHGLPPGYTPRDLIYPQVRTLTGIKSKRYLLRREAAQALERLFAAAEREHIYLASVSAYRSSAAQAAVYRQYVHTEGSRRASAYSAAPGHSEHETGLAVDLSGSDGRCAVQDCFADTKEAKWLAKHAHRFGYIIRYPRGKEEITGYQYEPWHLRYVGRDLAGRLVAEGMTLEEYYGADLR from the coding sequence GTGTCTGGTAGAGCTTTCATATGCATCCTCTGTTGCAGCCTGTTCTGCGCCTTGTGCTTCGGCTGCAAGGCTCCCTCGGCCCGGACGCAAGCAATCGAGCTGCAAGCGTCCGGCCAAGCCGGTATTCGCGAAGGAGAGGCGTCCCCGCCGCCAGCCCCGCCATCCGCAGTAGAGCGGGAGCAGCCAGCTGCCAAGCCAGCCAGCCGCCCCCTTGCGGAAGCGGACAGCCCGGGGGTTCTCGTCAATAAGCGGCATGGACTTCCCCCAGGATATACGCCGCGCGATCTGATCTACCCGCAGGTGCGGACGCTTACCGGAATCAAGTCGAAGCGGTATTTGCTCCGCCGGGAAGCGGCCCAGGCGCTGGAACGGCTGTTCGCCGCGGCCGAGCGGGAACATATCTATCTGGCCAGCGTCTCGGCTTACCGCTCGTCTGCGGCACAGGCAGCGGTCTACCGCCAATATGTCCATACTGAAGGTTCCCGGCGGGCAAGCGCATACAGCGCTGCGCCGGGCCACAGCGAGCATGAGACCGGCTTGGCCGTCGATCTGTCCGGCAGCGATGGCCGGTGCGCGGTCCAGGACTGCTTCGCGGATACGAAGGAAGCGAAGTGGTTGGCGAAGCATGCGCACCGCTTCGGATATATTATTCGCTATCCCCGCGGGAAGGAGGAGATAACCGGTTATCAGTATGAACCGTGGCATCTCCGCTATGTCGGCCGTGATCTGGCCGGGCGGTTAGTGGCAGAGGGGATGACGCTGGAAGAGTATTATGGAGCGGATTTGCGGTAA
- a CDS encoding 50S ribosomal protein L25, producing MSAHGNTSQLTAERRTDFNRSSIRSLRKSGRIPAVVYGPSMEGVPIHLDAKEVYKFVRTSRSELFHLKVEDKTIPAVIKAVQERWGNWIHLDIQQVSENKPLRVKIALDYQGVAAGTKVGGVLQTQEVELEVEGLPSALPTSIPVDISHLNVGDKLTASELKLPAGIQLAGTGSELLASIILPRGATAAETEEETAESAAK from the coding sequence ATGAGTGCACACGGCAATACTTCTCAACTTACCGCAGAACGGAGAACGGATTTCAATCGTTCCTCCATCCGGAGCCTGCGCAAGAGCGGGCGGATTCCGGCCGTTGTCTACGGTCCGTCCATGGAGGGAGTTCCAATACATTTGGATGCGAAGGAAGTCTATAAGTTTGTGCGTACGAGTCGTTCCGAATTGTTCCACCTGAAGGTCGAAGACAAGACAATTCCTGCCGTTATCAAAGCGGTGCAAGAGCGCTGGGGCAACTGGATCCATCTCGATATCCAGCAGGTGTCCGAGAACAAGCCGCTGCGCGTCAAGATCGCGCTGGATTATCAAGGGGTGGCAGCCGGCACGAAGGTGGGCGGCGTATTGCAGACCCAGGAAGTGGAGCTTGAAGTCGAAGGTCTTCCTTCCGCTCTGCCTACCTCGATTCCCGTCGACATTTCTCATCTGAATGTGGGGGATAAGCTGACAGCCAGCGAATTGAAGCTGCCGGCAGGCATTCAGTTGGCCGGAACGGGCAGCGAGCTGCTCGCCTCCATTATTCTTCCGCGCGGCGCCACGGCGGCGGAGACGGAAGAGGAGACCGCCGAGAGCGCCGCGAAGTAG
- a CDS encoding YbjQ family protein has product MIIVTTERPPNWKVKEAIGPVFGLTVRSRGIGKDIAAAVKSLVGGEIRQYTEMLEDARKQALDRMVANARMMGANGIVMVRFDSGEAGNRMSEIVAYGTAVILEEETPC; this is encoded by the coding sequence ATGATCATCGTCACTACAGAACGACCCCCGAACTGGAAAGTGAAGGAGGCGATCGGCCCCGTCTTCGGCCTGACGGTCCGATCGCGCGGCATCGGCAAAGATATTGCCGCCGCCGTGAAAAGCCTGGTCGGCGGGGAGATTCGTCAATATACCGAGATGCTGGAAGACGCGCGCAAGCAGGCGCTGGATCGGATGGTGGCCAACGCCCGGATGATGGGCGCCAACGGCATCGTGATGGTACGCTTCGATTCGGGGGAGGCGGGGAACAGGATGAGCGAGATTGTCGCCTATGGCACAGCGGTGATCCTGGAGGAGGAGACGCCATGCTGA
- a CDS encoding PLP-dependent aminotransferase family protein, which translates to MPNTYKAGWKPDPRLPLPIYRQIEQYVQGRIRSGEWSIGMKLPPQRALAEAFGVNRSTVVTAMEVLMAEGWIEGRGRGGTRVIGIPDERVRRTMNLPDWNAYVEEGAHYPNLPMIQRINRLEFDRDIIRLGTGELSPELLPQEQIRELFASLAKRPVSLGYEQPQGDEELRRLLSRELSRQGIQASPSAILIVSGALQALQLISAGLLERQSAILLEKPSYLYSIHAFQSAGMKLVGLPVDEGGLRLSELERCWRTYRASMLYTIPTFHNPTGTVMSESRRQQLLTLCETIGLPVLEDGAYQELWLDREPPAPLKSRDEHGIVLHVGTMSKAVSPGLRIGWVVGPEPVIERLADIKMQTDYGSSSLSQQAAKMWFASGMHLPHLEHIGKRLRERRDAMLALLDAHWSDIADWSRPEGGFYVWVSLRSPIPVQRLFNQALKHGILLNPGVLYDRSAVRQLRLSYAYASLAELEHALKLLPQLIRSR; encoded by the coding sequence ATGCCGAATACATATAAGGCGGGCTGGAAGCCGGATCCCCGGCTTCCACTGCCCATCTACAGACAGATCGAGCAGTATGTCCAAGGGAGAATTCGCAGCGGAGAATGGAGCATCGGCATGAAGCTTCCGCCGCAGCGGGCGCTGGCTGAAGCCTTCGGCGTCAATCGAAGCACGGTTGTCACCGCGATGGAAGTGCTGATGGCGGAAGGTTGGATTGAAGGCCGGGGCCGCGGCGGCACCCGGGTCATCGGCATTCCCGACGAGCGTGTCCGGCGCACGATGAACCTCCCGGATTGGAACGCCTATGTCGAAGAAGGGGCGCATTATCCGAATCTGCCGATGATCCAGAGGATTAACCGGCTGGAGTTCGATCGGGATATCATCCGGCTCGGCACCGGCGAATTATCGCCCGAGCTTCTGCCGCAGGAGCAGATCCGCGAGCTGTTCGCTTCCTTGGCGAAGCGGCCCGTCTCCCTCGGCTACGAGCAGCCGCAAGGAGATGAGGAGCTGAGGCGGCTTCTAAGCCGGGAGTTATCCCGACAAGGGATCCAGGCGTCGCCGTCGGCCATCCTCATCGTCTCCGGAGCGCTGCAGGCGCTTCAGCTCATCTCGGCCGGGCTGCTGGAGCGCCAGTCGGCCATTCTGCTGGAGAAGCCGTCATACTTATATTCGATTCATGCCTTCCAATCGGCCGGCATGAAGCTGGTTGGCTTGCCGGTGGACGAAGGAGGGCTGCGGCTGTCCGAGCTGGAGCGGTGCTGGCGGACCTATCGCGCCTCGATGCTGTATACGATTCCGACCTTCCACAATCCGACCGGAACGGTGATGAGCGAGTCACGCCGCCAGCAGCTGCTGACGTTATGCGAGACAATCGGGCTGCCGGTACTGGAAGACGGCGCATACCAGGAACTATGGCTCGATCGGGAGCCTCCGGCGCCGTTGAAGTCACGCGATGAGCATGGAATCGTCCTGCATGTGGGCACGATGTCGAAAGCGGTCAGTCCCGGCTTGCGGATCGGCTGGGTGGTCGGACCCGAGCCGGTCATTGAGCGGTTGGCCGACATCAAAATGCAGACCGACTACGGCTCCAGCTCCTTGTCGCAGCAGGCAGCCAAAATGTGGTTCGCGTCCGGCATGCATTTGCCGCATTTGGAGCATATAGGGAAGCGGCTGCGGGAGCGGCGCGACGCCATGCTGGCGCTGCTGGACGCCCACTGGTCGGATATTGCCGACTGGTCGAGACCGGAGGGGGGCTTCTATGTCTGGGTGAGCCTCAGATCGCCGATTCCGGTGCAGCGGCTGTTCAACCAGGCTTTGAAGCACGGCATTTTATTGAATCCCGGGGTGCTGTATGACCGTTCCGCCGTCCGGCAGCTGCGCTTGTCCTATGCCTATGCGTCGCTAGCGGAGCTGGAGCATGCGCTGAAGCTGCTTCCGCAGCTGATTCGCAGCCGGTGA